A portion of the Candidatus Tumulicola sp. genome contains these proteins:
- a CDS encoding DUF2249 domain-containing protein has product MPISRPAAVTLDARSLSTASKTDQILEAFDKLQIGTALEINEETDPRAMRNEMTQLRAGKFSWDARNLGSNRWTVRLERIDENADGETLLAHVSQFTAAKAATIKELAGQMSDRSYKSGDTIFDEGEMWPYLGIVKTGKVIYTLLSPDGKTHTIGERLTHDTLNESGTFDGGGATTRAEALTDATIVTLPSEAVIHAARNDAELALGFLIASSQARRRSIDTIADLAFAHVLQRVAKFLLGYARASVGMTRGLPGVEHLSQAQIAAAAGTVRDMAARALLRLKNSGAVELDRGRVKSIDRARLEAFAHNVQAPPV; this is encoded by the coding sequence ATGCCGATTAGCCGCCCAGCCGCCGTCACGTTGGACGCCCGGTCCCTTTCGACCGCGTCAAAGACCGACCAGATTCTCGAAGCCTTCGACAAGCTCCAAATCGGAACGGCGCTTGAAATCAACGAGGAAACCGACCCCCGCGCGATGCGCAATGAAATGACGCAGTTACGCGCCGGAAAGTTTTCGTGGGACGCGCGAAACCTAGGAAGCAACCGCTGGACGGTTCGCCTGGAGCGGATCGACGAGAATGCCGACGGCGAAACGCTGCTCGCGCACGTCTCGCAGTTTACCGCTGCCAAGGCCGCCACCATCAAAGAGCTCGCCGGTCAAATGAGCGACCGCAGCTACAAGTCGGGCGACACGATCTTCGACGAAGGCGAGATGTGGCCGTATCTGGGCATCGTTAAAACCGGCAAGGTCATTTACACGTTGCTGTCCCCGGACGGTAAGACGCATACCATCGGCGAGCGGCTGACGCACGACACGCTGAACGAGAGCGGAACGTTCGACGGTGGTGGTGCGACCACGCGCGCGGAGGCGCTCACCGATGCGACCATCGTGACGCTGCCGAGCGAAGCGGTCATTCATGCTGCCAGGAACGATGCCGAACTAGCGCTCGGCTTTCTGATCGCGTCATCGCAGGCGCGGCGCCGTTCGATCGACACGATCGCCGATCTCGCATTCGCACACGTCTTGCAACGCGTCGCGAAGTTTCTCTTAGGTTACGCGCGAGCGTCCGTTGGGATGACGCGCGGCCTGCCTGGCGTCGAGCATCTCTCGCAAGCGCAGATTGCCGCCGCGGCCGGGACCGTTCGCGACATGGCCGCCCGTGCGCTCTTACGCCTCAAGAACTCCGGCGCGGTCGAACTCGATCGCGGTCGCGTCAAATCGATCGATCGCGCTCGGCTCGAGGCCTTCGCGCACAACGTTCAGGCGCCGCCGGTTTAG
- the coaD gene encoding pantetheine-phosphate adenylyltransferase, protein MIRAIYPGSFDPPTFGHLDIAERAAKCFDELIVAIVVNPQKRSPMFSLEERVDMLRASLRGTANIRVEHFRGLLADYLKAARADVIVKGLRVVSDFESEMSTAMMNRSLSDVDTLFLMSDQRYSFVSSSLVKEVFFLGGDVTSLVPEPALRLMTTKRSGSSDSRT, encoded by the coding sequence ATGATCCGCGCGATTTACCCCGGCTCGTTCGATCCGCCGACGTTCGGACATCTCGATATTGCGGAACGTGCGGCAAAATGCTTCGACGAGCTGATCGTCGCCATCGTGGTCAACCCGCAGAAACGTAGCCCGATGTTTTCGCTCGAAGAACGCGTCGACATGTTGAGAGCGTCGCTGCGCGGAACGGCCAACATTCGCGTCGAGCATTTTCGCGGTTTGCTGGCCGACTATCTCAAGGCGGCTCGTGCCGACGTGATCGTCAAAGGCCTGCGCGTCGTATCGGATTTTGAGAGCGAGATGTCGACGGCGATGATGAACCGCTCGCTATCCGACGTCGATACGCTCTTCTTGATGTCGGACCAGCGCTACTCGTTCGTTAGTTCTAGCCTTGTCAAGGAGGTTTTCTTTCTTGGCGGCGACGTAACTTCACTCGTCCCAGAGCCGGCTCTGCGCCTGATGACGACCAAGCGGTCCGGCTCCAGCGACTCTCGCACGTAA
- the rsmD gene encoding 16S rRNA (guanine(966)-N(2))-methyltransferase RsmD — protein MTPRITSGSLGSRKLKSPKGMQVRPTPGRVKESLFSILAERVNGARVLDLFAGTGAIGFEAASRGALRVVSVEAHRETATAIAEAAKELGVEGTVEVVAAPAERALYRVTGPFDLVYLDPPYAEDVPLNVFRLLHERELLSPDARVIYEHAAKRILPDIPGFRFVRQEVYGDVALAFLAPAT, from the coding sequence ATGACGCCACGCATCACGAGCGGTTCGCTCGGCAGCCGTAAACTTAAATCGCCGAAGGGCATGCAGGTGCGTCCGACGCCGGGACGCGTCAAGGAGTCGCTGTTTTCCATCTTGGCGGAACGGGTCAACGGCGCGCGCGTCTTGGACCTCTTCGCCGGTACGGGCGCGATCGGTTTCGAAGCCGCATCGCGCGGTGCTTTACGCGTCGTGTCGGTCGAAGCACATCGCGAAACTGCGACCGCAATTGCCGAAGCGGCCAAGGAGCTGGGCGTTGAGGGTACGGTCGAAGTTGTCGCAGCGCCTGCGGAACGCGCGCTGTATCGCGTGACGGGGCCGTTCGACCTGGTCTATCTCGATCCACCGTACGCCGAAGACGTTCCGCTCAACGTGTTCCGCCTGTTGCACGAACGCGAACTATTGTCGCCGGACGCGCGCGTCATCTACGAACACGCCGCGAAGCGCATTCTGCCCGACATTCCGGGTTTCCGATTCGTCCGTCAGGAAGTATACGGCGACGTGGCACTCGCGTTTTTGGCTCCCGCCACATGA